CTTTTTGGGTTTTAAAGCCCACGAAAGAAAATTCCAATGTCCCTTTGGTTAGCGGGAGTGAAAGTGAAAACCATCCCTTGTTATTGGTGGCTGTTCCGAGGTTAATATTGGTCAGTTTGACCGTCACGCCCGGAATGGGTTCTTTTTTCTTGTCATAAACCCAACCTTTTAACGTGACGGACTTTTTCTCGTCCAACGTGTCCATTTTAAGTTTTATGACAATGGCGTTGTTTAACACGACATACTCCAAATTCGTGTTTTTCAAACATTTTTGTAGAATCTTCTCCACGTCCACTTCTTTTTCATTCAAATCGATCCCCTTTATCCGGGCAATGTCTTCGTTGTTGTACATGAACGTGAACCGGGTCTGCTGTTTTAACTCCCAAATCACTTCTTCCAGTGACGCGTTTTGTTTTTTGATCGTGACAGTCTGTGCATTCAGGCTAGCAAAAGTCTGAACGACAAAACACGTGAGTAGTAGAAAGGTTAATTTCATACATCTAAAAATTTTTTGCAATTTTCTCTCTAACGGAAAATCACTCTTCCATCTTTTTTTCATACCTTTGAAATGTTTTAATTATAACTAATTAATACAGAGGATCGGGAAATGTTGGCGCAGGCCCCGATCCTTTCTTATTATCGGGCGTGGATGGTTATGGTGTTGTCCTTGCGGGCGACAACCACTTTACCACTTTCATTAATAATTACCAATAGATCGTCAATATTCTTGTACCTGTTCAGATTCGTGGAGATTCGGATTTCCTTGGTTTCTGCCGTGGAATAGAATATGGTCATGTTGTACCAGCGTGCGAGGTCATTCATCACGTCTTCCAGACGTTGGTTCCGGAACACGAACATACCTTCAATCCATCCCGTGTAGAGTTCCGTGTCAACCTTTTGTACGGATGTCTTTCCGGTCTCCTTATCGTATCGGAATTGCTCGGATGGGGTTAATTCCACTTGTACCTGATCGGTGTAAGCCCATACAGAACCTTCGACGAGAGTCGTATGCACGATGGGTTCGGTGGTGTAAGATTTCACGTTGAATTTTGTCCCGGTGACTTTTACTTGCATTTGTTCCGTGTTGACGATAAAGGGCCACTCTGCGGCTTTGTTTACTTCAAAATATCCTTCTCCATCTAGGTATACTTCCCGTTTTTCATCCCCGAATTCTACGGGATACCGTAGCGTCGATTCACAATTCAACCATACTTTTGTGCCGTCTGCTAATGTTACTTGGTAGTCGGCACCAGCCGGAACACGTAATGTGTGATACACGGTTTCTTTGTTTACCTTTTCCGGGGCATTGGTTCCGGTCGTGTATGTTTCCCCTGCATTGCTTTGATAGGAGAGTAGTTTTAACGTGTCATTCGTGATCAACGTTCCGTCCACGGCTTTTTGGTAAATTTTTTCTTGGGATAAATCAAGAACTTCCCCCGTGGAAACGATCAACTGGGCATTTCGTTTTCCCACGTGTTCAATTTGAACCATAGGGGAAACTGATTTTTTTTCTTTCCCTTGTTGTAACAACAAACCTCCTGCTAAAGCCGTCAGCACGCATACCCCTGCTGCCACGGAATACCATACCCTTCGGTTGATTTTTCTCTTTTCCGGAATGGGGGTATGAGAATCCTTTTGCATTTGTTGCCATAATTTTTGCCATTCCAGTTCCGGTTCTATTTGTTGACCGTATTCTTTTTGCA
The window above is part of the Butyricimonas paravirosa genome. Proteins encoded here:
- a CDS encoding FecR family protein, which codes for MKEKLDKIEFILEHLREPERLLQEEFVSWLQEEENKHLFEEVTTNRMAFLQKEYGQQIEPELEWQKLWQQMQKDSHTPIPEKRKINRRVWYSVAAGVCVLTALAGGLLLQQGKEKKSVSPMVQIEHVGKRNAQLIVSTGEVLDLSQEKIYQKAVDGTLITNDTLKLLSYQSNAGETYTTGTNAPEKVNKETVYHTLRVPAGADYQVTLADGTKVWLNCESTLRYPVEFGDEKREVYLDGEGYFEVNKAAEWPFIVNTEQMQVKVTGTKFNVKSYTTEPIVHTTLVEGSVWAYTDQVQVELTPSEQFRYDKETGKTSVQKVDTELYTGWIEGMFVFRNQRLEDVMNDLARWYNMTIFYSTAETKEIRISTNLNRYKNIDDLLVIINESGKVVVARKDNTITIHAR